One window from the genome of Polynucleobacter sp. MWH-Svant-W18 encodes:
- the panB gene encoding 3-methyl-2-oxobutanoate hydroxymethyltransferase, which translates to MSYLQGDKPITITKLLSMHAEGEKITMLTAYDSTMSALLNRCGVESILIGDSLGNVIQGYSSTTPVTIEQMAYHTECVARANTQAFLIADLPFASYGDPVQALDSAAELMRAGADMVKLEGGGDWQVEIIEYLVERSVPVCAHLGLLPQSVHLLGGYKVQGKSKDAATIMLEQAIDCQDAGAQMVVLEAIPSTLGEKITAELHIPTIGIGAGPDCSGQVLVLQDMLGISPGRPPKFVKNFMDGHHSIEAAIKAYVREVKSGKFPGLENAFAG; encoded by the coding sequence ATGAGTTACTTACAAGGCGATAAGCCAATTACCATCACCAAACTACTCTCAATGCATGCTGAGGGTGAAAAAATCACCATGCTAACTGCATATGATTCGACCATGTCCGCACTATTAAATCGTTGCGGGGTTGAATCTATCCTGATTGGTGATTCTCTAGGAAATGTGATTCAAGGTTATTCCAGCACCACCCCCGTGACCATTGAACAAATGGCTTATCACACCGAATGTGTGGCACGTGCAAATACTCAAGCATTTTTAATTGCTGATTTGCCGTTTGCTAGTTATGGTGACCCTGTTCAAGCTCTAGACTCTGCTGCCGAGCTCATGCGTGCTGGTGCTGATATGGTTAAGCTTGAAGGTGGCGGAGATTGGCAAGTTGAGATCATTGAGTACTTAGTGGAGCGAAGTGTTCCGGTGTGTGCCCACCTTGGTTTATTACCCCAGTCAGTTCATCTCTTGGGTGGTTACAAGGTCCAAGGTAAATCAAAGGATGCTGCTACGATCATGCTCGAACAAGCAATCGATTGCCAAGATGCAGGTGCACAGATGGTAGTACTTGAAGCAATTCCTTCGACTCTAGGTGAAAAGATTACTGCTGAACTTCATATTCCCACCATCGGAATTGGTGCGGGACCCGATTGCTCAGGTCAGGTATTGGTTCTGCAAGACATGCTGGGTATTAGCCCTGGTAGACCACCCAAGTTTGTCAAAAACTTTATGGATGGCCACCACTCCATTGAAGCCGCTATCAAAGCCTACGTACGCGAAGTCAAGTCCGGCAAGTTTCCCGGACTAGAAAACGCCTTTGCGGGCTAG
- the dnaJ gene encoding molecular chaperone DnaJ, giving the protein MPKSKRDFYEVLGVTRGASEEELKKAYRKLAMKYHPDRNPDSKTAEAQFKEAKEAYETLTDPNKRAAYDQYGHAGVDPSMGGGFGGGGFGGGGFADAFGDIFGDIFGQGGGRQSGPQVYKGADLRYNMDITLEQAAEGYTTQIRVPSWSNCKPCHGTGAEPGTKAEKCPTCDGHGQVRVQQGFFSMQQTCPKCRGTGEYIPKPCKTCHGTGKHKEQKTLEIKIPAGIDDGMRVRSVGNGEPGINGGPSGDLYVEVRVKPHPVFERDGSDLHVQMPISFATATIGAEIEVPTLSGRVEFPIPEGTQTGKTFRLRNKGIKGLRSTLVGDLFVHVLVETPVKLNEEQKKLLQKFDASLKSGGDKHNPQQKGWFEGVKSFFH; this is encoded by the coding sequence GTGCCTAAAAGTAAACGCGATTTTTATGAAGTGCTTGGTGTAACAAGAGGTGCCAGCGAAGAAGAGCTAAAAAAAGCTTATCGTAAGTTGGCAATGAAGTATCACCCGGATCGCAATCCCGATAGCAAAACAGCTGAAGCCCAATTCAAAGAAGCTAAAGAGGCTTATGAAACGCTAACCGATCCTAATAAGCGTGCTGCTTATGACCAGTATGGCCATGCTGGCGTAGACCCATCGATGGGTGGCGGCTTTGGCGGCGGTGGCTTCGGCGGCGGTGGATTTGCTGATGCGTTTGGCGATATCTTCGGGGATATTTTTGGTCAAGGTGGCGGTCGTCAATCCGGCCCACAAGTCTATAAAGGCGCTGATTTACGCTACAACATGGACATTACTCTTGAGCAGGCTGCTGAAGGGTATACCACTCAAATTCGGGTGCCTAGCTGGAGCAATTGCAAACCCTGTCATGGCACTGGCGCAGAGCCTGGAACAAAAGCAGAGAAATGCCCTACCTGTGATGGCCATGGTCAAGTTCGGGTACAGCAAGGCTTCTTCTCGATGCAGCAAACCTGTCCAAAATGTCGCGGCACTGGTGAGTACATTCCAAAGCCTTGCAAGACTTGTCACGGTACTGGTAAGCATAAAGAGCAAAAAACCCTAGAAATCAAAATCCCAGCCGGCATTGATGATGGCATGCGCGTTCGCTCAGTCGGTAATGGCGAGCCTGGCATCAACGGCGGCCCATCTGGCGATCTTTATGTAGAGGTGCGCGTCAAACCCCATCCCGTATTTGAGCGTGATGGTAGTGATTTGCATGTGCAGATGCCAATCTCATTTGCTACAGCGACGATTGGTGCTGAAATTGAAGTGCCTACACTCTCAGGACGAGTGGAGTTTCCGATTCCAGAAGGCACTCAGACTGGCAAGACCTTCCGCTTGCGCAATAAAGGTATTAAAGGATTGCGCTCGACTTTAGTAGGCGATCTATTTGTTCATGTACTGGTTGAAACGCCTGTCAAGCTGAATGAAGAGCAGAAGAAATTACTGCAGAAGTTTGATGCAAGCCTCAAGTCTGGCGGGGATAAACACAATCCGCAGCAAAAAGGTTGGTTTGAGGGTGTGAAGAGCTTCTTCCACTAG